One genomic window of Medicago truncatula cultivar Jemalong A17 chromosome 1, MtrunA17r5.0-ANR, whole genome shotgun sequence includes the following:
- the LOC25483858 gene encoding uncharacterized protein isoform X2: protein MGSLIVQLNFIAVAAHPPGSSYHKMGASLTGRGAVQIWCLLNSREHNEEVSYLPGKKEKKPKKDTATNDKSIEIKRPRGRPRKNPTENNEEISPITNKRKRGRPKKNPTAIAVDSTNCGTKYIASGSVPNGNNENNEEILRITYKSKKRPKGRPKKNSKDGTVSDPNCENQFVPLTVQLPDSAEFISPDVVPGSSDEHHSQQFSNTKGKNAKKAAANTKGKNAKKAAANTKGKNAKKAASAYDSETLVARSRLDINHRERSCSPDTSRPLLIQCENEANHQPHGSPVLEPQASTCPIPQNVALPRVVSCLAHNGKVAWDVKWRPLSNLDSSCKHRMGYLAVLLGNGSLEVWEVPLPHALRAVYTQKEGTDPRFIKLEPVFKCSMLKRGSLQSIPLTVEWSVTPPHDYLLAGCHDGTVALWKFSTNSSTKCDDTKPILCFGGDTVPIRTVAWAPFEGDPETSNLIVTAGHEGLKFWDLRNPFRPLRLLQPSQRIIYSLDWQSKPSCIIMCFEDGTMKTISLAKAANDLPVTGTIYTGKKQPWLHGTTYSSYAIWSVQVSPITGMVAYCGADGAAVRFQLTTKAVETDHSHNRLPFFLCGSVTEEESTIIVNTPVSNSPFPLKPLERGRYSESFRDLLSKSRIAYNQMIKASTNDCHILALCDGDNMGLESVSEEALSSREQTKRPKLSCSRKKKSAESTALVCRDGAPTNTPGVDNEKPDSETIPEVFPPKMAALHKVRWNVNKGSERWLCFGGANGLVRCQEIVFSNIDKKMALKR from the exons ATGGGGAGCCTGATTGTTCAATTAAAT TTCATTGCTGTTGCTGCTCATCCACCTGGTTCATCTTATCACAAAATGGGCGCCTCACTTACTGGCAGAGGTGCTGTGCAAATATGGTGTCTTCTAAATAGCAGGGAACACAACGAAGAAGTATCATATCTCCCTgggaagaaggaaaaaaaacctaaaaaagaCACGGCCACAAATGACAAATCGATAGAAATAAAGAGGCCTAGAGGAAGGCCTAGAAAGAATCCTACTGAAAACAACGAAGAAATATCTCCTATTacaaacaagagaaaaagaggAAGACCAAAAAAGAATCCAACTGCAATAGCAGTGGATAGTACAAATTGTGGGACCAAGTACATAGCATCTGGTAGTGTCCCGAATGGGAATAATGAAAACAACGAAGAAATACTTCGTATTACATACAAGAGTAAAAAAAGGCCTAAAGGAAGACCGAAAAAGAATTCAAAAGATGGAACAGTGAGTGATCCAAATTGTGAGAACCAATTTGTTCCTCTTACTGTTCAACTTCCAGATTCAGCTGAATTTATTTCTCCAGATGTAGTTCCTGGCAGTTCTGATGAACATCATTCACAACAATTTTCTAATACAAAGGGAAAGAATGCCAAGAAAGCTGCTGCGAATACAAAGGGAAAGAATGCTAAGAAAGCTGCTGCGAATACAAAGGGAAAGAATGCCAAGAAAGCTGCTTCTGCATACGATTCAGAAACACTTGTTGCAAGAAGTAGGTTGGATATTAATCATAGGGAAAGAAGTTGTAGCCCAGATACAAGTAGGCCATTATTGATTCAGTGTGAGAATGAGGCAAATCATCAACCACATGGTAGCCCTGTATTGGAACCTCAAGCATCTACTTGTCCCATTCCACAAAATGTAGCATTGCCTAGAGTTGTGTCATGCCTAGCTCATAATGGAAAGGTGGCATGGGATGTCAAATGGAGGCCTCTTAGCAATCTTGATTCCTCATGCAAGCATCGAATGGGCTATCTTGCTGTCTTGTTGGGCAATGGATCTCTGGAAGT GTGGGAGGTTCCTCTTCCTCATGCACTGAGAGCAGTTTATACGCAGAAGGAGGGCACAGATCCTCGTTTTATAAAATTGGAGCCTGTATTCAAATGCTCAATGTTGAAACGTGGCAGCTTACAGAG CATTCCACTGACAGTGGAGTGGTCAGTTACTCCTCCACATGATTATTTACTTGCTGGCTGCCATGATGGAACG GTTGCTCTGTGGAAATTCTCTACAAATTCTTCAACTAAATGTGATG ATACAAAGCCTATACTTTGTTTCGGTGGGGATACTGTTCCTATTAGAACAGTTGCATGGGCTCCTTTTGAAGG TGATCCAGAGACTTCTAACTTAATAGTAACCGCAGGACATGAAGGCCTCAAGTTTTGGGACCTAcg TAATCCATTTCGTCCTCTGAGGCTCCTCCAACCTTCCCAGAGAATCATTTACAGTCTGGATTGGCAGTCAAAGCCAAG CTGTATCATTATGTGTTTTGAGGATGGAACAATGAAAACCATTAGCTTGGCGAAGGCTGCAAATGACCTCCCTGTCACCGGAACGATATACACTGGAAAGAAACAACCTTGGTTGCATGGTACTACGTATTCATCTTATGCCATTTGGAGTGTTCAAGTGTCACCGATAACAG GCATGGTTGCATATTGTGGTGCAGATGGTGCTGCTGTCCGTTTTCAG CTAACAACTAAAGCAGTGGAGACAGATCATTCGCACAATCGACTTCCATTCTTTCTCTGTGGATCAGTGACTGAAGAGGAATCAACTATCATTGTCAACACTCCGGTATCAAACTCTCCTTTCCCATTGAAGCCGCTAGAAAGAGGCAGATATTCAGAATCTTTCCGAGACTTATTATCCAAGAGCAGAATTGCGTATAATCAAATGATAAAAGCTTCTACTAATGATTGTCATATTTTAG CTCTTTGTGATGGTGACAATATGGGTTTGGAATCTGTATCTGAGGAAGCATTGTCTTCTCGGGAGCAAACCAAAAGACCAAAACTGAGCTGTAGCAGAAAGAAAAAATCAGCTGAAAGCACAGCTCTTGTTTGTAGAGATGGTGCACCGACAAATACTCCCGGAGTTGATAATGAAAAGCCGGATTCTGAGACTATTCCGGAGGTCTTTCCTCCTAAGATGGCAGCATTGCATAAAGTGAGATGGAACGTTAACAAGGGTAGTGAGAGATGGTTGTGCTTTGGAGGAGCTAATGGACTTGTACGTTGTCAGGAAATTGTTTTCTCTAATATTGATAAGAAAATGGCCTTGAAGAGATGA
- the LOC25483859 gene encoding IQ domain-containing protein IQM3: MEVETHSSNPSSSFSSYNIHPSDFRSSEYPDPTFHLSLHDDPPLSPQPFQFSGPHALQSASSHSNAAVHVQKVYRGYRTRRRLADSAVVAEELWWQAIDFVRLNHSTISFFNLPETAASRWTRVKLNASKVGKGLSLDAKAQKLAFQHWIEAIDPRHRYGHNLHYYYEEWCKTDSGQPFFYWLDLGNGKTLDLDRCPRPKLRKQCIKYLGPQEREHYEYIVCEGIIIHKQSGDLFHTKNDSEDAKWIFVMSTSKKLYAGKKKKGLFHHSSFLAGGATLAAGRLEAVDGILESISAYSGHYRPTDDTLDTFLSYLKQNGVNLDEVKVRKPNDDTDIYEDGKLGEKTLTSESSITSNVSEETENTPSVDKKDVDKKDAPQLSLEVSSYKRTLSGGLQSPRTTEVPKTSILQRINSKKGSKSYQLGHRLSRKWSTGAGPRIGCVADYPVELRLQALEMLHLSPKLPPSPMSYMSGALISPVVSPTPNTVHIYNDESAHLK; the protein is encoded by the exons ATGGAGGTTGAAACTCACTCTTCAAACCCTTCTTCATCATTCTCCTCATACAACATTCACCCATCGGATTTTCGGAGCTCCGAATACCCTGACCCGACATTTCATCTCTCCCTTCACGATGATCCGCCACTATCTCCTCAACCATTCCAGTTTTCCGGACCTCACGCGCTTCAAAGCGCGTCTTCTCATTCCAACGCCGCTGTTCATGTTCAGAAGGTTTACCGTGGATACCGTACACGGCGGAGGTTGGCTGATTCCGCCGTCGTCGCTGAAGAGCTTTG GTGGCAAGCGATAGATTTTGTTAGGTTGAATCATAGCACAATTTCGTTCTTTAATTTGCCTGAAACTGCTGCGTCTCGTTGGACACGGGTCAAACTCAACGCTTCCAAG GTTGGTAAGGGATTGTCCTTAGATGCCAAAGCACAGAAATTGGCTTTTCAGCATTGGATTGAAGCT ATTGATCCACGCCATCGCTATGGGCACAACTTGCATTATTATTATGAAGAATGGTGCAAAACTGACTCTGGTCAGCCATTCTTTTATTG GTTGGATTTGGGAAATGGGAAAACTCTTGATCTTGATCGCTGTCCCCGACCAAAGCTCCGAAAACAATGCATAAAGTATCTTGGACCG CAAGAAAGAGAGCACTATGAATACATTGTCTGTGAGGGAATAATTATACACAAGCAATCTGGTGATTTATTTCATACGAAAAATGACTCTGAAGATGCCAAGTGGATATTTGTAATGAGCACCTCTAAGAAACTTTATGCTGGCAAG AAAAAGAAGGGATTATTTCATCATTCTTCCTTTTTGGCTGGTGGAGCTACCTTAGCTGCCGGACGGCTTGAAGCTGTGGATGGAATTCTGGAG TCCATCTCTGCATATAGTGGACACTATCGGCCAACAGACGACACACTCGATACCTTCTTATCATATCTCAAACAAAATGGTGTCAATCTTGATGAAGTAAAG gtaCGCAAACCAAATGATGACACTGATATTTACGAGGATGGGAAGCTCGGCGAGAAAACCTTAACATCTGAAAGTTCTATCACTTCTAACGTATCTGAGGAAACCGAGAATACTCCATCCGTAGACAAGAAAGACGTAGACAAGAAAGACGCTCCTCAACTCAGTTTGGAGGTTAGTAGTTATAAAAGGACTCTATCAGGTGGTCTTCAGAGTCCAAGAACGACCGAGGTGCCCAAGACTTCTATATTGCAAAGAATCAATTCCAAGAAGGGTTCAAAGTCCTACCAATTGGGACATAGACTTTCGCGTAAATGGTCAACTGGAGCTGGTCCGAGAATCGGGTGTGTTGCTGATTACCCTGTGGAGCTTAGACTACAGGCCTTGGAAATGCTTCACCTTTCTCCGAAGCTTCCACCCTCTCCCATGTCATACATGTCAGGTGCTCTTATTTCGCCTGTCGTTTCTCCAACGCCTAATACCGTGCACATTTACAATGATGAGAGTGCACATTTAAAATGA
- the LOC25483858 gene encoding uncharacterized protein isoform X1: MEEEKDNLSIATLFNIKERKKKKKKKKTKANKESESVADDSATAANHEGGGGSTSSGANPKISLFDISAENFFEDMDTIAKLCGEEERNIAVEQSEIKRMFSSVTFLREWKDFKYPSKSIRFSYGIGSSECYERNDIKDDINLPQFSSATVPKHNMQKEEQLGDAKPQESKDFVMNVGGSVWALDWCPRMHGEPDCSIKCEFIAVAAHPPGSSYHKMGASLTGRGAVQIWCLLNSREHNEEVSYLPGKKEKKPKKDTATNDKSIEIKRPRGRPRKNPTENNEEISPITNKRKRGRPKKNPTAIAVDSTNCGTKYIASGSVPNGNNENNEEILRITYKSKKRPKGRPKKNSKDGTVSDPNCENQFVPLTVQLPDSAEFISPDVVPGSSDEHHSQQFSNTKGKNAKKAAANTKGKNAKKAAANTKGKNAKKAASAYDSETLVARSRLDINHRERSCSPDTSRPLLIQCENEANHQPHGSPVLEPQASTCPIPQNVALPRVVSCLAHNGKVAWDVKWRPLSNLDSSCKHRMGYLAVLLGNGSLEVWEVPLPHALRAVYTQKEGTDPRFIKLEPVFKCSMLKRGSLQSIPLTVEWSVTPPHDYLLAGCHDGTVALWKFSTNSSTKCDDTKPILCFGGDTVPIRTVAWAPFEGDPETSNLIVTAGHEGLKFWDLRNPFRPLRLLQPSQRIIYSLDWQSKPSCIIMCFEDGTMKTISLAKAANDLPVTGTIYTGKKQPWLHGTTYSSYAIWSVQVSPITGMVAYCGADGAAVRFQLTTKAVETDHSHNRLPFFLCGSVTEEESTIIVNTPVSNSPFPLKPLERGRYSESFRDLLSKSRIAYNQMIKASTNDCHILALCDGDNMGLESVSEEALSSREQTKRPKLSCSRKKKSAESTALVCRDGAPTNTPGVDNEKPDSETIPEVFPPKMAALHKVRWNVNKGSERWLCFGGANGLVRCQEIVFSNIDKKMALKR; this comes from the exons ATGGAAGAGGAAAAAGATAACTTAAGTATTGCCACACTATTTAATatcaaagagagaaagaagaagaaaaagaagaaaaagacgAAGGCAAATAAAGAGAGCGAAAGCGTTGCTGATGATTCTGCTACAGCAGCAAATCATGAAGGTGGTGGTGGTAGTACCAGCAGTGGTGCTAACCCTAAGATTTCTTTGTTTGATATCTCTGCCGAGAATTTCTTTGAAGACATGGACACCATTGCCAAACTCTGCGGGGAAGAAGAACGCAACATCGCTGTTGAGCAAAGCGAGATCAAGAGAATGTTTTCTTCTGTCACTTTTTTAAG AGAATGGAAGGATTTTAAATATCCATCTAAAAGCATTAGGTTTTCTTACGGAATTGGGAGCTCTGAGTGTTATGAGAGAAATGATATCAAAGATGACATAAACTTACCTCAGTTTTCATCTGCCACCGTTCCTAAG CATAATATGCAAAAGGAGGAGCAACTTGGGGATGCCAAACCTCAAGAATCCAA AGACTTTGTGATGAATGTTGGAGGTTCTGTATGGGCATTAGATTGGTGTCCTAGGATGCATGGGGAGCCTGATTGTTCAATTAAATGTGAG TTCATTGCTGTTGCTGCTCATCCACCTGGTTCATCTTATCACAAAATGGGCGCCTCACTTACTGGCAGAGGTGCTGTGCAAATATGGTGTCTTCTAAATAGCAGGGAACACAACGAAGAAGTATCATATCTCCCTgggaagaaggaaaaaaaacctaaaaaagaCACGGCCACAAATGACAAATCGATAGAAATAAAGAGGCCTAGAGGAAGGCCTAGAAAGAATCCTACTGAAAACAACGAAGAAATATCTCCTATTacaaacaagagaaaaagaggAAGACCAAAAAAGAATCCAACTGCAATAGCAGTGGATAGTACAAATTGTGGGACCAAGTACATAGCATCTGGTAGTGTCCCGAATGGGAATAATGAAAACAACGAAGAAATACTTCGTATTACATACAAGAGTAAAAAAAGGCCTAAAGGAAGACCGAAAAAGAATTCAAAAGATGGAACAGTGAGTGATCCAAATTGTGAGAACCAATTTGTTCCTCTTACTGTTCAACTTCCAGATTCAGCTGAATTTATTTCTCCAGATGTAGTTCCTGGCAGTTCTGATGAACATCATTCACAACAATTTTCTAATACAAAGGGAAAGAATGCCAAGAAAGCTGCTGCGAATACAAAGGGAAAGAATGCTAAGAAAGCTGCTGCGAATACAAAGGGAAAGAATGCCAAGAAAGCTGCTTCTGCATACGATTCAGAAACACTTGTTGCAAGAAGTAGGTTGGATATTAATCATAGGGAAAGAAGTTGTAGCCCAGATACAAGTAGGCCATTATTGATTCAGTGTGAGAATGAGGCAAATCATCAACCACATGGTAGCCCTGTATTGGAACCTCAAGCATCTACTTGTCCCATTCCACAAAATGTAGCATTGCCTAGAGTTGTGTCATGCCTAGCTCATAATGGAAAGGTGGCATGGGATGTCAAATGGAGGCCTCTTAGCAATCTTGATTCCTCATGCAAGCATCGAATGGGCTATCTTGCTGTCTTGTTGGGCAATGGATCTCTGGAAGT GTGGGAGGTTCCTCTTCCTCATGCACTGAGAGCAGTTTATACGCAGAAGGAGGGCACAGATCCTCGTTTTATAAAATTGGAGCCTGTATTCAAATGCTCAATGTTGAAACGTGGCAGCTTACAGAG CATTCCACTGACAGTGGAGTGGTCAGTTACTCCTCCACATGATTATTTACTTGCTGGCTGCCATGATGGAACG GTTGCTCTGTGGAAATTCTCTACAAATTCTTCAACTAAATGTGATG ATACAAAGCCTATACTTTGTTTCGGTGGGGATACTGTTCCTATTAGAACAGTTGCATGGGCTCCTTTTGAAGG TGATCCAGAGACTTCTAACTTAATAGTAACCGCAGGACATGAAGGCCTCAAGTTTTGGGACCTAcg TAATCCATTTCGTCCTCTGAGGCTCCTCCAACCTTCCCAGAGAATCATTTACAGTCTGGATTGGCAGTCAAAGCCAAG CTGTATCATTATGTGTTTTGAGGATGGAACAATGAAAACCATTAGCTTGGCGAAGGCTGCAAATGACCTCCCTGTCACCGGAACGATATACACTGGAAAGAAACAACCTTGGTTGCATGGTACTACGTATTCATCTTATGCCATTTGGAGTGTTCAAGTGTCACCGATAACAG GCATGGTTGCATATTGTGGTGCAGATGGTGCTGCTGTCCGTTTTCAG CTAACAACTAAAGCAGTGGAGACAGATCATTCGCACAATCGACTTCCATTCTTTCTCTGTGGATCAGTGACTGAAGAGGAATCAACTATCATTGTCAACACTCCGGTATCAAACTCTCCTTTCCCATTGAAGCCGCTAGAAAGAGGCAGATATTCAGAATCTTTCCGAGACTTATTATCCAAGAGCAGAATTGCGTATAATCAAATGATAAAAGCTTCTACTAATGATTGTCATATTTTAG CTCTTTGTGATGGTGACAATATGGGTTTGGAATCTGTATCTGAGGAAGCATTGTCTTCTCGGGAGCAAACCAAAAGACCAAAACTGAGCTGTAGCAGAAAGAAAAAATCAGCTGAAAGCACAGCTCTTGTTTGTAGAGATGGTGCACCGACAAATACTCCCGGAGTTGATAATGAAAAGCCGGATTCTGAGACTATTCCGGAGGTCTTTCCTCCTAAGATGGCAGCATTGCATAAAGTGAGATGGAACGTTAACAAGGGTAGTGAGAGATGGTTGTGCTTTGGAGGAGCTAATGGACTTGTACGTTGTCAGGAAATTGTTTTCTCTAATATTGATAAGAAAATGGCCTTGAAGAGATGA
- the LOC25483856 gene encoding cytochrome P450 94C1: MDQLDQPLVSNSSLVFPLMITLILLIFFTTIFSYLISCFHKFFSSSVFCSCEICQAYLSSSWSKDFNNLCDWYAHLLKKSPTKTIHIHVLRNIITANCENVEYILKTKFENYPKGKPFSSILGDFLGRGIFNVDGDLWKFQKKMASLELNKQSIRSFAFEVVNNEIENRLIPLLQNQNLNQVVFDLQDVFKRFSFDSICRFSFGLDPMCLETSLPMSDFALSFDLASKLSAERAMVVSPLIWKIKRFFNMGSEKELQKSINIINMLAKVVINQKRKLGFSHHKDLLSRFMSTTIHDDMFLRDIVISFLLAGRDTVASSLTSFFWLLAKNPEVEKEILLEAERVIGPHDENNIFGVTNFEQLRKLHYLQAAAHESMRLYPPIQFDSKFCLDDDVLPDGTKVKSGTRVTYHPYAMGRLEELWGPDCLEFKPERWLKDGVFQPSNQFKYPIFQAGLRVCIGKEMALMELKSVAISLLRKFHIELEDRTMFHGNPRFSPGLTATFAFGLPVFVRPRGTK, from the coding sequence atGGATCAACTTGATCAACCTTTAGTTTCTAATAGCTCTCTAGTTTTTCCACTCATGATCAccttaatattattaatttttttcactaCTATTTTTTCATATCTCATATCATGTTTTCACAAATTTTTTAGTAGTAGTGTGTTTTGTAGTTGTGAAATTTGCCAAGCTTATCTCTCTTCAAGTTGGTCAAAAGATTTCAACAATCTTTGTGATTGGTATGCTCATCTCCTAAAAAAATCACCAACAAAAACCATCCACATACATGTCCTAAGAAACATAATCACCGCAAATTGTGAAAACGTTGAGTACATACTCAAAACAAAATTCGAAAACTACCCAAAAGGAAAACCCTTCTCATCAATCTTAGGTGATTTTCTAGGTCGTGGTATCTTCAACGTGGATGGTGATTTATGGAAATTTCAAAAGAAGATGGCAAGTTTAGAACTCAACAAACAATCCATAAGATCATTTGCCTTTGAAGTTGTCAACAACGAAATCGAAAATCGACTCATCCCTCTACTCCAAAACCAAAACCTAAAccaagttgtttttgatttgcAAGATGTTTTCAAAAGATTCTCTTTTGATAGTATTTGTAGATTTTCCTTTGGTTTAGACCCTATGTGTTTAGAAACATCCTTACCTATGTCGGATTTCGCTCTTTCTTTTGATCTAGCATCAAAATTATCAGCTGAAAGAGCCATGGTTGTGTCTCCATTAATTTGGAAGATCAAAAGATTTTTCAACATGGGTAGTGAAAAGGAGTTACAAAAAAGTATTAACATCATTAATATGTTAGCCAAAGTTGTTAtaaatcaaaagagaaaattagGTTTTTCCCATCACAAAGATTTGTTGTCAAGATTCATGAGTACTACAATTCATGATGACATGTTTCTTAGAGACATAGTCATAAGTTTCTTATTGGCCGGTCGCGACACCGTGGCATCATCACTCACAAGTTTCTTTTGGTTATTAGCAAAAAATCCAGAAGTTGAGAAAGAGATTTTGTTAGAAGCAGAAAGAGTAATTGGACCACATgatgaaaacaatatttttggtgTAACGAATTTTGAACAACTTAGGAAATTGCATTATTTACAAGCAGCAGCACATGAAAGTATGAGACTATATCCACCAATTCAATTTGATTCAAAGTTTTGTTTGGATGATGATGTTTTACCAGATGGTACAAAAGTGAAAAGTGGAACTAGGGTTACTTATCATCCTTATGCAATGGGTAGGTTGGAGGAATTGTGGGGTCCAGATTGTTTAGAGTTTAAGCCTGAAAGGTGGTTGAAAGATGGTGTGTTTCAACCTTCAAATCAATTCAAGTACCCTATTTTTCAAGCTGGGTTAAGGGTTTGTATTGGTAAAGAAATGGCTTTGATGGAACTTAAAAGTGTGGCAATTTCTTTGCTTAGAAAGTTTCATATTGAATTGGAAGATAGAACAATGTTTCATGGTAACCCAAGATTCTCTCCTGGACTAACTGCCACTTTTGCTTTTGGTCTTCCTGTATTTGTTCGTCCAAGAGGAACCAAGTGA